A genomic segment from Rubrobacter tropicus encodes:
- a CDS encoding MFS transporter produces MSSAGAATQEAPERSILKVALTALAGSSIEWYDFFIYGTAAALVFPNLFFPGFGDTGSTILSYSTFAVGFVARPVGGLIFGHFGDKVGRKKALVTALILMGVGTTAIGLMPGYATIGIAAPILLVTLRFLQGVCIGGQWGGAVLLATESAPAEKRGFYGSFAQMGVPVAVLISNIIFLVIAATLGDGALVAWAWRIPFLLSVLLIALGLYIQLKLEDTPAFRHLQEYREQHRSEEERREAAEAAGSPVWEVLRTYPKEIALAAGAFIAINANFYILITYILDYATAEVGLPQSTVLTAVLISSVAGLLAIAGFAALSDVIGRRIPYMAGAVLLGLWGLLAFWPLVDSGSPGALVLALVLGQIFLSMMYGPQAAFYSEIFTTKVRYSGASMGYQIGSVFGGALAPIVATALLAATGTSFAVGAYMAVVCAITGVCAFLLSETYGRSMDESEEALRERGPTAGVQGPTT; encoded by the coding sequence ATGTCTAGCGCGGGTGCGGCCACCCAGGAGGCGCCGGAGAGGTCCATCCTGAAGGTGGCCCTTACGGCTTTGGCGGGGTCGAGTATCGAGTGGTACGACTTCTTTATCTACGGGACGGCGGCGGCGCTCGTCTTCCCGAACCTCTTCTTCCCCGGCTTCGGGGACACGGGAAGTACCATCCTGTCGTACTCGACCTTCGCCGTCGGCTTCGTGGCGCGGCCCGTCGGCGGCCTGATATTCGGCCACTTCGGGGACAAGGTCGGGCGCAAAAAGGCGCTTGTTACGGCCCTGATCCTGATGGGCGTTGGGACGACCGCGATAGGCCTCATGCCTGGCTACGCGACCATCGGCATCGCGGCGCCAATCTTGCTCGTCACGCTGCGCTTCTTGCAGGGCGTCTGCATCGGCGGGCAGTGGGGCGGCGCGGTTCTACTGGCGACGGAGAGCGCCCCGGCCGAGAAGCGCGGCTTCTACGGCAGCTTCGCCCAGATGGGCGTGCCCGTGGCCGTCCTGATCTCCAACATCATCTTCCTCGTCATAGCGGCCACTTTGGGCGACGGGGCGCTGGTCGCGTGGGCCTGGCGGATACCGTTCCTGTTGAGCGTGCTGCTGATCGCGCTCGGGCTCTACATCCAGCTCAAGCTGGAGGACACGCCGGCCTTCAGGCACCTGCAGGAGTACCGCGAGCAGCACCGGTCGGAGGAAGAGCGGCGCGAGGCCGCCGAGGCCGCGGGCTCCCCGGTGTGGGAGGTTTTGAGGACCTACCCCAAGGAGATAGCGCTCGCCGCCGGGGCCTTTATCGCCATCAACGCCAACTTCTACATCCTCATAACCTACATCCTGGACTACGCCACGGCCGAGGTCGGGCTGCCGCAGTCGACGGTACTTACGGCCGTCCTGATCTCCTCGGTGGCGGGCCTCCTCGCCATCGCGGGCTTCGCCGCCCTCTCCGACGTGATAGGCCGCCGCATACCCTACATGGCAGGCGCCGTCCTTCTCGGCCTGTGGGGCCTCCTCGCCTTCTGGCCGCTCGTCGACAGCGGAAGTCCCGGGGCACTGGTGCTCGCGCTCGTTCTGGGCCAGATCTTCTTGAGCATGATGTACGGGCCGCAGGCGGCTTTCTACTCTGAGATCTTCACAACCAAGGTCCGCTACTCCGGGGCCTCGATGGGGTACCAGATCGGCTCGGTCTTCGGCGGCGCCCTCGCCCCGATAGTCGCGACAGCACTCCTGGCCGCAACCGGCACCTCCTTCGCCGTAGGCGCCTACATGGCCGTTGTCTGCGCCATAACCGGCGTCTGCGCCTTTCTCCTCTCCGAAACTTACGGCCGCAGCATGGACGAGTCGGAAGAGGCCCTGCGCGAACGCGGCCCCACCGCCGGCGTGCAGGGGCCTACGACGTAA
- a CDS encoding enoyl-CoA hydratase-related protein: MYETILFEKAGGVANVALNRPKKLNAFDGTMHEELYAALDEAANDDEIRCVVLRGEGRGFSAGADLAQIIEGADGDPDLGEYLRGTYSRLVKRMVSMEKPIVASLHGPVYGAGVGISLACDLRVAAESAKFSVAFIKIGLMPDAGVSFFLPRVVGLGRAVEMSMLGDPVEAEEALRTGLVNKVVPDDALAEETAALASRLASMPTAALGKTKLALYASFEGDLDTVLEREAEGQTFCGYTADHKEGVKAFFEKREARFTGR; this comes from the coding sequence TTGTACGAAACCATTCTCTTCGAGAAGGCGGGGGGCGTTGCGAACGTCGCCCTGAACCGCCCGAAGAAGCTGAACGCCTTCGACGGCACGATGCACGAAGAACTGTACGCCGCCCTGGACGAGGCCGCGAACGACGACGAGATCAGGTGCGTCGTGCTACGCGGCGAGGGACGCGGCTTCTCGGCGGGCGCCGACCTCGCCCAGATCATAGAGGGCGCCGACGGCGACCCCGACCTCGGTGAGTACCTGCGCGGCACCTACAGCCGCCTGGTCAAACGGATGGTCTCGATGGAGAAGCCGATCGTCGCCTCGCTGCACGGCCCGGTCTACGGGGCCGGGGTCGGCATCTCGCTCGCCTGCGACCTGCGCGTCGCCGCCGAGAGCGCGAAGTTCTCCGTCGCCTTCATCAAGATAGGCCTGATGCCCGACGCCGGCGTCTCGTTCTTTCTGCCCCGCGTCGTCGGGTTGGGACGCGCCGTGGAGATGAGCATGTTGGGCGACCCGGTCGAGGCCGAAGAAGCCCTCCGCACGGGCCTCGTCAACAAAGTCGTCCCCGACGACGCCCTGGCGGAGGAGACCGCAGCACTCGCCTCGCGCCTCGCTTCGATGCCGACGGCCGCGCTCGGCAAAACGAAGCTGGCCCTCTACGCGAGCTTCGAGGGGGATCTCGATACGGTCCTGGAGCGGGAGGCCGAAGGCCAGACCTTCTGCGGCTACACCGCGGACCATAAAGAGGGCGTCAAAGCGTTCTTCGAGAAGCGGGAAGCGCGGTTCACAGGGCGGTAA
- a CDS encoding 2-phosphosulfolactate phosphatase produces MKRLRVLMTREEIVPERLAGATVVVLDVFMATTTLLTILENGARGVYPAESLEEAEEIREKLGPDDVLRGGEQDAARIDGYDHGPFPEEYAPAIVAGKDVVFVTTNGTRAIADAAGADRVILGCLRNAPAVARELEESGADSIYLVCAGSAGRFTVEDFLGAATIASHLDLKDWRLNDAAWLALDFMERHGENIPEALKGGRAGRWFVEHDRMDAFRFVADVGASELVPEVKAGQLVSTSAGQQGSWSASQHVSQSGKNTTNRNDESGGRRPERTV; encoded by the coding sequence TTGAAGCGGCTACGGGTGCTCATGACGCGGGAGGAGATCGTGCCGGAGAGGCTCGCCGGCGCCACGGTCGTCGTCCTCGACGTCTTTATGGCGACGACGACGCTTCTGACCATCCTCGAGAACGGCGCCCGCGGCGTGTACCCGGCCGAGAGCCTCGAGGAGGCCGAGGAGATCCGCGAGAAGCTGGGACCCGACGACGTCCTGCGCGGCGGCGAGCAGGACGCCGCGCGGATAGACGGCTACGACCACGGCCCCTTCCCCGAAGAGTACGCCCCCGCGATCGTGGCGGGCAAAGACGTGGTCTTCGTGACCACAAACGGCACCCGCGCCATCGCCGACGCCGCGGGCGCCGACAGGGTGATCCTCGGCTGCCTCCGCAACGCCCCCGCCGTCGCCCGCGAGCTGGAAGAGTCGGGCGCGGACTCCATCTACCTCGTCTGCGCCGGATCTGCCGGCCGCTTCACGGTCGAGGACTTCCTCGGCGCGGCCACGATAGCCTCCCACCTCGACCTTAAGGATTGGCGCCTGAACGACGCGGCCTGGCTCGCCCTGGACTTCATGGAAAGACACGGCGAAAACATCCCCGAAGCCCTGAAAGGTGGCCGGGCGGGCCGCTGGTTCGTCGAGCACGACCGGATGGACGCCTTCCGCTTCGTGGCCGACGTCGGCGCGAGTGAACTGGTGCCGGAGGTTAAAGCCGGTCAGCTGGTCAGCACTTCAGCCGGTCAGCAGGGAAGCTGGTCAGCTAGTCAGCACGTCAGCCAGTCAGGAAAAAATACGACAAACCGAAACGATGAAAGCGGGGGCCGCAGGCCGGAGCGTACTGTCTAG
- a CDS encoding phosphotransferase family protein, producing the protein MSETIKVRKGEGFDVEAVERVLREKVDELPGGTLEVEQFPSGASNLTYLLRVGDWEGVLRRPPMGPVPPKAHDMGRESGILSKLNAAYPLAPKPYFYTDDEGIIGAPFYVMEKRTGIVIDDSFPEGVEHDEESCRGISRTVVETLVELHAVDPWEAGLGDLGRPEGFLGRQTEGWISRYDKAKTDEIEEVGPLTDWLAKNVPQSPDPTIIHNDYKLNNLVLAPDDLTEVRAVLDWEMATVGDPLFDLAVSLSYWIEPDDPDDLKAVMPTVTATPGFMTRKEIIDLYAEKSGRDLSEMHWYVVFGYFKLAGILQQIFARWKNGQTQDERFATFGDRVRTLILHAEDLSRTGDV; encoded by the coding sequence GTGTCTGAGACGATAAAGGTCCGAAAGGGCGAGGGGTTTGACGTCGAGGCGGTCGAGCGCGTCCTGCGGGAGAAGGTGGACGAACTGCCCGGGGGGACGTTGGAAGTCGAGCAGTTCCCGTCCGGCGCCTCGAACCTTACCTATTTGTTGAGGGTCGGGGATTGGGAGGGGGTGTTACGCCGGCCGCCGATGGGGCCGGTACCACCCAAGGCGCACGACATGGGCCGGGAGTCCGGAATACTCTCGAAGCTGAACGCGGCGTACCCGCTCGCCCCGAAGCCGTACTTTTATACGGATGATGAGGGGATAATAGGAGCGCCTTTCTACGTGATGGAGAAGAGGACGGGCATCGTGATCGACGACTCGTTTCCGGAGGGCGTGGAGCACGACGAGGAGTCGTGCAGGGGTATCTCACGAACCGTCGTCGAAACGCTAGTCGAGCTGCACGCCGTAGATCCGTGGGAGGCGGGGCTGGGCGACCTTGGCAGGCCAGAAGGGTTCCTGGGGCGGCAGACCGAAGGTTGGATCTCCCGCTACGACAAAGCGAAGACCGACGAGATCGAAGAGGTGGGACCGCTCACCGACTGGCTCGCGAAAAACGTCCCCCAGAGCCCCGATCCGACTATCATCCACAACGATTACAAGCTAAACAACCTGGTCCTCGCCCCCGACGACCTGACGGAGGTGCGGGCCGTGCTCGACTGGGAGATGGCGACCGTCGGCGACCCGCTCTTCGACCTGGCCGTCTCGCTCTCTTACTGGATCGAACCGGATGACCCGGACGACCTCAAGGCCGTCATGCCGACGGTGACGGCGACGCCGGGCTTCATGACGCGCAAGGAGATCATCGATCTCTACGCCGAGAAGAGCGGGCGTGACCTTTCGGAGATGCACTGGTACGTGGTCTTCGGCTACTTCAAGCTAGCGGGTATCCTGCAGCAGATCTTCGCCCGCTGGAAGAACGGCCAGACGCAGGACGAACGCTTCGCCACCTTCGGCGACCGTGTCAGGACCCTCATCCTGCACGCCGAAGACCTCTCCCGCACCGGCGACGTCTAG
- a CDS encoding 3-hydroxyacyl-CoA dehydrogenase family protein yields the protein MERENGIGVLGTGTMGAGIVQLAAQSGHAVIACDSSVEALEKAQVYVGEGLSRLVSKGAFTEDEAAAHQDRIQWTTNTEDLRDAGIVIEAIVEKVEPKKKALSALDALLPPEAFIFTNTSSISITDLAGATNRPEKVCGTHFFTPPPVREAVEVPRGELTSDETVEAAKGFVRSLGKEPVVVDGDVPGFVANRFLIPMLLEACRLLEAEAAPKQDIDLLVKKGLGFPIGPFELGDFIGLDVALDVTSQVHRATGDPYYAPPKTLEDLVRSGKLGRKTGEGFYSY from the coding sequence GTGGAACGGGAAAACGGGATCGGCGTCCTGGGCACCGGCACGATGGGCGCCGGCATCGTCCAGCTCGCGGCCCAGTCCGGCCACGCCGTCATAGCCTGCGACTCCTCCGTCGAAGCCCTGGAGAAAGCCCAGGTCTACGTCGGCGAAGGCCTCTCCCGCCTGGTGTCGAAAGGAGCTTTCACAGAAGACGAAGCCGCCGCCCACCAGGACCGCATCCAGTGGACCACGAACACCGAAGACCTCCGTGACGCGGGCATCGTCATAGAAGCCATAGTCGAGAAGGTCGAACCGAAAAAGAAGGCCCTCTCGGCCCTGGACGCCCTGCTCCCGCCAGAAGCGTTCATCTTCACCAACACCTCGTCCATCTCCATAACCGATCTCGCCGGCGCCACGAACCGTCCCGAGAAGGTCTGCGGCACCCACTTCTTTACTCCGCCGCCGGTCCGCGAGGCCGTAGAAGTCCCACGCGGCGAGCTCACGAGCGACGAGACCGTCGAGGCGGCGAAGGGCTTTGTCCGCTCCCTCGGCAAGGAGCCCGTCGTCGTGGACGGCGACGTCCCCGGCTTCGTCGCCAACCGGTTCCTGATCCCCATGCTCCTCGAAGCCTGCCGCCTCCTCGAAGCCGAAGCCGCCCCAAAACAAGACATAGACCTCCTCGTAAAAAAAGGCCTCGGCTTCCCGATAGGCCCGTTCGAGCTAGGCGACTTCATAGGTCTCGACGTCGCCTTGGACGTAACCTCCCAGGTCCACCGGGCGACCGGCGACCCCTACTACGCCCCGCCAAAGACGCTCGAAGATCTGGTACGGTCCGGCAAGCTGGGCCGAAAGACCGGAGAAGGGTTTTATAGCTATTAG
- the fabG gene encoding 3-oxoacyl-ACP reductase FabG — MGRLDGRVAMVTGAGRGIGEAIARRFAREGARVCLTDVGTDGVSETARGLVDEGMDAFAAKVDVTSRTEVENAVGETVDRYGRLDILVNNAGITKDNLLYKMTDEDWRSVLNVHLTGAFFCSRAAQRVMVEHNYGRIVNVSSTSALGNRGQANYSAAKAGIQGFTKTLAVELGRYGITANAVAPGFIETDMTRETAARLGVDFEDFVAERVKTIPVGRGGWPEDVAASVLFFASEEAAFVSGQVLYVAGGPRD, encoded by the coding sequence ATGGGCAGGCTCGATGGCAGGGTTGCTATGGTTACGGGGGCGGGGCGTGGGATCGGGGAGGCGATTGCCCGCCGGTTTGCCAGGGAAGGCGCCCGGGTCTGTTTGACGGACGTGGGGACGGACGGGGTTTCGGAGACGGCCCGCGGGCTCGTCGATGAGGGGATGGACGCTTTCGCGGCGAAGGTCGACGTGACGAGCCGGACGGAGGTCGAGAACGCCGTCGGGGAGACGGTGGACCGGTACGGGCGGCTTGACATCCTGGTGAACAACGCCGGGATCACGAAGGACAACCTCCTCTACAAGATGACCGACGAGGACTGGAGATCGGTCCTGAACGTCCACCTGACGGGGGCTTTCTTCTGCAGCCGGGCGGCGCAGAGGGTCATGGTGGAGCACAACTACGGCAGGATCGTCAACGTCTCGTCGACCTCGGCGCTCGGAAACCGCGGCCAGGCCAACTACTCGGCCGCGAAGGCCGGCATCCAGGGCTTCACGAAGACCCTGGCGGTCGAGCTCGGGCGCTACGGCATCACCGCGAACGCGGTGGCCCCGGGCTTTATAGAGACGGACATGACGCGCGAGACGGCGGCCCGCCTCGGCGTGGACTTCGAAGACTTCGTCGCCGAGCGCGTGAAGACGATCCCCGTCGGCCGCGGCGGCTGGCCCGAGGACGTGGCCGCCTCCGTCCTCTTCTTCGCCTCGGAGGAGGCCGCGTTCGTGAGCGGGCAGGTCCTGTACGTCGCCGGCGGGCCGAGGGACTAG
- a CDS encoding MaoC family dehydratase N-terminal domain-containing protein has product MLYEEFVGRPSEPVRNVVERDAVRLFAEAIADPSPLYRDEEVARLSRYGRIPAPPTFVRTFDYGKVEGLELPPAGLIHGEFRISYERPLLVGDEILCRLTLKDSYDKHGRRGLLGFLLFERRGEDPEGNLVFTTNDTVVVTEAVRRGIKP; this is encoded by the coding sequence GTGCTCTACGAAGAGTTCGTGGGCCGCCCCTCCGAGCCCGTGCGAAACGTCGTCGAACGGGACGCCGTGCGCCTCTTCGCCGAGGCTATCGCCGACCCGAGCCCCCTGTACCGGGACGAGGAGGTAGCCAGGCTGAGCCGTTACGGTCGAATCCCAGCCCCGCCGACGTTCGTGCGCACCTTCGACTACGGGAAGGTGGAGGGTCTGGAGTTGCCTCCGGCGGGCCTGATCCACGGCGAGTTCCGGATCTCTTACGAGCGACCGCTCCTCGTCGGCGACGAGATCCTCTGCCGCCTGACGCTCAAGGACTCTTACGATAAGCACGGACGCCGCGGCCTCCTCGGGTTCCTCCTCTTCGAGCGGAGGGGCGAGGACCCGGAAGGAAACCTCGTCTTCACCACCAACGACACGGTCGTCGTTACGGAGGCCGTGCGGCGTGGGATCAAGCCGTGA
- a CDS encoding MaoC/PaaZ C-terminal domain-containing protein: MTSPVWNVGDELEERTLSPVDRAQLRRYAEASGDPNPIHLSDEAAGAAGLPGVIAHGMLTVATMGLLFSPHLEDGYVKTFRSRFSGMVFVDDVLRVGGRTVRAVETAEGRLYTFEVYARRGEDTVASGEVGFLAYEG, translated from the coding sequence GTGACCTCCCCGGTCTGGAACGTGGGCGATGAACTGGAGGAACGGACGCTGTCCCCGGTTGACCGCGCCCAACTCCGCCGGTACGCCGAGGCCTCCGGCGACCCTAACCCCATCCACCTCTCGGACGAGGCCGCCGGGGCGGCGGGCCTGCCCGGCGTCATAGCCCACGGCATGCTCACGGTCGCCACTATGGGCCTCCTGTTCTCCCCCCACCTGGAAGACGGCTACGTGAAAACGTTCCGCAGCCGCTTCTCCGGGATGGTCTTTGTGGACGACGTGCTGCGGGTCGGCGGCCGGACGGTGCGGGCCGTAGAGACGGCGGAGGGCCGTCTCTACACCTTCGAGGTGTACGCGCGGCGGGGTGAGGATACCGTCGCCTCGGGCGAGGTGGGCTTCCTGGCGTACGAAGGCTAG
- a CDS encoding class I SAM-dependent methyltransferase, whose translation MTTREIDQQRAEAFAERMLGTINEASVALMTSIGHRTGLFDAMAGLDPSTSEEIAAAAGLDERYVREWLGAMVTGGVVEYELENGAYSLPVEHAAWLTRAASPDNIAVTAQWIPLLGSVEDRVIESFEKGGGVPYSAYPRFHEVMAEESAQTVVAALTGSILPLVPGLTGRLEAGIDVMDLGCGSGRALNLMAKTHPKSRFTGYDISEEAIARARAEAEEQGLTNVRFEVRDIADLGEVGNYDLITTFDVIHDQARPAAVLEEISQALRPGGVYLMQDIAGSSHVHKNMDHLLGPLMYTISTMHCMTVSLAQGGAGLGAMWGREKAEEMLREAGFRDIEVEQLPHDFINYYYIARKA comes from the coding sequence ATGACCACGCGAGAGATAGACCAGCAGAGGGCCGAGGCGTTCGCGGAGCGGATGCTCGGCACCATAAACGAGGCGTCCGTTGCGCTGATGACGTCGATCGGCCACAGGACCGGCCTCTTCGACGCCATGGCCGGGCTCGACCCGTCAACGAGCGAAGAGATAGCAGCCGCTGCCGGCCTCGACGAGCGCTACGTCCGGGAGTGGCTCGGCGCCATGGTTACCGGGGGCGTCGTCGAGTATGAGCTGGAGAACGGGGCGTACAGCCTCCCGGTCGAGCACGCGGCCTGGTTGACGAGGGCGGCGTCGCCGGACAACATCGCCGTCACGGCCCAGTGGATACCGCTGCTCGGGTCCGTCGAGGATCGGGTCATAGAGAGCTTCGAGAAGGGCGGCGGGGTCCCCTACTCGGCCTACCCGCGCTTCCACGAGGTGATGGCCGAAGAGAGCGCCCAGACCGTGGTTGCGGCCCTGACGGGCTCGATCCTGCCGCTCGTGCCAGGCCTGACCGGTCGGCTCGAAGCCGGCATCGACGTCATGGATCTCGGCTGCGGCAGCGGTCGCGCCCTCAACCTCATGGCGAAGACCCACCCCAAGAGCCGCTTCACCGGCTACGACATCTCCGAGGAGGCCATAGCCCGCGCCCGCGCCGAGGCCGAGGAACAAGGTCTCACCAACGTCCGCTTCGAGGTCAGGGACATCGCGGACCTCGGCGAGGTTGGCAACTACGACCTCATAACCACCTTCGACGTGATCCACGACCAGGCCAGGCCGGCGGCGGTGCTGGAGGAGATCTCGCAGGCCCTGCGCCCGGGCGGCGTCTACCTGATGCAGGACATCGCCGGCTCCAGCCACGTCCACAAGAACATGGACCACCTGCTGGGACCGCTCATGTACACCATCTCCACGATGCACTGCATGACGGTCTCGCTCGCGCAGGGCGGCGCGGGCCTCGGCGCGATGTGGGGCAGGGAGAAGGCCGAGGAGATGCTCCGCGAGGCCGGGTTCAGAGATATCGAGGTCGAGCAACTCCCCCACGACTTCATCAACTACTACTACATTGCCCGCAAGGCCTGA
- a CDS encoding cupin domain-containing protein, protein MAEERYERLDDGTLFEHARLRKLWRRRWREGGGVSTVLPYDGGIHRVGNPGGETAVSVHLYGPRLGAADGRDYDPSRDHVCDRWDD, encoded by the coding sequence GTGGCCGAGGAACGCTACGAGCGCCTGGACGACGGAACGCTTTTCGAGCACGCCCGCCTGAGGAAGCTGTGGCGCAGGCGGTGGCGCGAGGGGGGCGGGGTCTCCACGGTGCTGCCCTACGACGGCGGGATCCACCGGGTCGGCAACCCCGGCGGCGAGACGGCCGTCTCGGTCCACCTCTACGGCCCCAGGCTGGGGGCGGCGGACGGCCGGGACTACGACCCCTCCCGCGACCACGTCTGCGACCGGTGGGACGACTGA
- a CDS encoding cupin domain-containing protein, producing MTLAYKDKTTEILPMPPMGLTLLEAVAHLRRELADPRNPWLGPILEGSRGAEDWYVAHRRDAPDGSYSLQVFVWPAGSWTRVHDHSSWGLCAAPSATWPRNATSAWTTERFSSTPA from the coding sequence ATGACGCTCGCGTACAAGGACAAGACCACCGAGATCCTGCCGATGCCACCCATGGGGTTGACGCTGCTTGAGGCCGTCGCCCACCTGCGGCGGGAGCTGGCCGATCCGCGGAACCCGTGGCTGGGGCCGATCCTGGAAGGGTCGCGGGGGGCCGAGGATTGGTACGTGGCCCATCGCCGCGACGCCCCGGACGGGTCTTACTCCCTGCAGGTCTTCGTGTGGCCCGCCGGCTCGTGGACCAGGGTCCACGACCATTCTTCCTGGGGGCTTTGCGCTGCGCCGTCGGCCACGTGGCCGAGGAACGCTACGAGCGCCTGGACGACGGAACGCTTTTCGAGCACGCCCGCCTGA
- a CDS encoding GNAT family N-acetyltransferase — MRKKQEPSRPVTVREPSAGDEQGLRAMFRGLSRETIYKRFHMPYARVPESLAVHLARHTNGRSLVAVAAGGIVGHAMYAPESRGEAEVALVVEDGWQSRGIGKLLLTDLALRASDQGVEVFTAVALGGNRRVLGLVEAVFDGARYTIRDGSYDIRMPLKGLRSPAEPEGESRPAA; from the coding sequence ATGCGAAAGAAGCAAGAACCCAGCCGTCCGGTCACCGTCAGGGAGCCGTCGGCGGGGGACGAGCAGGGGTTGCGGGCCATGTTCCGCGGGCTCTCGCGGGAGACCATCTACAAGAGGTTCCACATGCCGTACGCGAGGGTCCCCGAGTCCCTGGCGGTCCACCTCGCGCGCCACACGAACGGCCGGTCGCTCGTCGCGGTCGCGGCGGGCGGGATCGTCGGCCACGCCATGTACGCCCCGGAGAGCCGGGGCGAGGCGGAGGTGGCCCTGGTGGTCGAAGACGGGTGGCAGTCCCGAGGGATCGGCAAGCTGCTACTCACGGATCTCGCCCTCAGGGCCTCCGACCAAGGTGTCGAGGTTTTTACCGCAGTTGCCCTCGGTGGGAACCGGCGCGTCCTCGGCCTCGTGGAGGCGGTCTTTGACGGGGCCAGGTACACGATAAGGGACGGCTCCTACGACATCCGTATGCCCCTGAAGGGGCTCCGGTCGCCGGCCGAACCCGAGGGGGAGTCCCGGCCGGCCGCGTGA
- a CDS encoding YdhR family protein, translating into MHVQIITFGLAGLSDEEYRSNCEAIAPAFTQLPGLIGKTWLANAETNTYGGVYLWRDRRAMENYEASDIYRGMLANPHLVGVNARSFSVIEAATSVTSNLDGPDRYEPETRLQYAPGGAVFLP; encoded by the coding sequence ATGCACGTCCAGATCATCACCTTCGGCCTCGCGGGGCTGTCCGACGAGGAGTACCGCTCCAATTGCGAGGCTATAGCCCCGGCCTTCACGCAGCTCCCCGGCCTGATCGGCAAGACCTGGCTGGCGAACGCTGAGACGAACACCTACGGCGGCGTCTACCTCTGGCGGGACCGGCGGGCGATGGAGAACTACGAGGCGTCGGACATCTACAGGGGGATGCTCGCCAACCCCCACCTCGTCGGGGTAAACGCGAGAAGCTTCTCCGTCATCGAGGCGGCCACGAGCGTCACCTCGAACCTGGACGGTCCCGACCGTTACGAACCCGAGACGCGCCTCCAGTACGCCCCCGGCGGCGCCGTCTTCCTGCCCTAG
- a CDS encoding response regulator, producing MTIRVLITDDHGVVRQGLRMFLSRDAEIEVVGEARDGEEALRLARETRPDVVLMDLLMPVMDGIEATRAIKSGMADVEVVALTSVLEDASVAGAVKAGAIGYLLKGTDAAELGRAIRAAAEGRVHLAPEAATRLMREVRSPESPEPLTGRETEVLGLLARGRSNRQISSELFIEEKTVKGHVSSILRKLGVKSRTQAALHAVRTGVVGLDELDEESW from the coding sequence ATGACGATACGCGTCCTGATAACCGACGACCACGGCGTGGTGCGCCAGGGTCTGCGCATGTTCCTCTCGCGGGACGCCGAGATCGAGGTGGTCGGCGAGGCCAGGGACGGCGAAGAGGCTCTGCGCCTGGCCCGCGAGACGCGCCCGGACGTGGTCTTGATGGACCTCTTGATGCCCGTGATGGACGGCATAGAGGCGACGCGGGCCATAAAGTCCGGGATGGCTGACGTCGAGGTCGTCGCGCTCACGAGCGTGCTCGAGGACGCCTCCGTGGCGGGGGCCGTGAAGGCCGGGGCCATCGGCTACCTGCTCAAGGGGACCGACGCCGCCGAGCTCGGCCGCGCCATACGGGCGGCGGCGGAGGGGCGGGTGCACCTGGCCCCCGAGGCGGCCACGCGCCTGATGCGCGAGGTGAGATCCCCGGAGAGCCCGGAGCCGCTGACGGGCAGGGAAACGGAGGTTCTGGGGCTGCTGGCGCGCGGGCGGTCCAACCGCCAGATCTCGTCCGAGCTCTTTATAGAGGAGAAGACCGTCAAGGGCCACGTATCGAGCATCCTCAGGAAGCTCGGCGTGAAGAGCCGCACCCAGGCCGCCCTCCACGCCGTCCGGACCGGCGTGGTGGGCCTGGACGAGCTCGACGAGGAGTCGTGGTGA